The Setaria italica strain Yugu1 chromosome IX, Setaria_italica_v2.0, whole genome shotgun sequence genome has a window encoding:
- the LOC101764171 gene encoding potassium transporter 21 — protein sequence MVLAAERDGQFEVIDIESGLDGAFSIVDRQDSLFREAVRGHHHRAGEGHSEQDSWWRTLRLAFQCVGILYGDVGTSPLYVYSTAFDHGVGHPDDILGVLSLIIYSFMLFTVIKIVFVALHANDDGDGGTFALYSLISRHAKVSLIPNHQVEDELVSSYSRHGKPSATLRRANWLRHLLETSKSAKISLFLLTILAIAMVISDAVLTPPISVLSAVSGLKEKVPDLTTDQIVWITVAILIVLFAIQRFGTDKVGYSFAPIILLWLLLIGGVGLHNLIKYDVGVLRSFNPKYIIDYFRRNKKEGWVSLGDILLVFTGTEALFANLGYFSIRSIQLSFSFGLLPSILLTYIGQAAYLRKHPEHFADTFYRSVPSTLFWPTFILAIAASIIGSQAMISCAFATVSHLQTLSCFPRVRILHTSKRFYGQLYVPVVNLLLCVAACLVTVSFKTTTIIGKAHEICVILVMIITTLLMTIVMLLVWKISIWWIALFFVIFIPIESVYLSSVLYKFTHGPYVPVAMSAVLMVVMIVWHYVHAKRYKYELKHTLSPNKARELLEHHDLKRVPGVGLFYTELVQGIPPIFPHLIEKIPTIHSVLIFVSIKHLHVPHVDASERFLFRQVEPKEFKVFRCVARYGYRDSLDQEAEGFVLALVESLQYYIRDVNLYSADEIQNISYPISRDQSLSREKPSGRHAIYAEEMITPIQSFSELTTLSNGVSNRLPQFQVSKMNIAELAKIEEEQKFIQRETERGVVYILGETEVVARPQSSLLKKIVVNYIYSFLRKNFMQGEKMLSIPHGKLLKVGISYEI from the exons ATGGTTCTAGCTGCCGAGAGAGATGGCCAGTTTGAGGTCATCGACATCGAGAGCGGCCTCGATGGAGCGTTCTCCATCGTCGACCGGCAGGACTCGCTGTTCCGGGAGGCGGTGAGGGGTCATCACCACCGTGCTGGTGAAGGTCACTCTGAACAG GATAGCTGGTGGAGGACGCTGCGGCTGGCGTTCCAGTGCGTCGGCATCCTGTACGGCGACGTCGGGACGTCGCCGCTGTACGTGTACTCGACCGCCTTCGACCACGGCGTCGGGCACCCCGACGACATCCTGGGGGTGCTCTCCCTCATCATCTACAGCTTCATGCTCTTCACCGTCATCAAGATCGTCTTCGTCGCCCTCCACGCCAACGATGACGGGGATG GAGGAACATTTGCACTCTACTCTTTGATTTCGAGGCACGCCAAGGTCAGCCTGATCCCTAACCATCAGGTCGAAGATGAGCTGGTCTCGAGTTACAGCAGACACGGGAAGCCGTCGGCGACGCTGAGGAGAGCTAACTGGCTGAGGCATTTGCTTGAGACAAGCAAGTCAGCCAAGATTTCGCTCTTCCTCCTTACCATCCTTGCGATCGCGATGGTCATCAGCGACGCTGTTCTAACTCCTCCTATTTCGG TACTGTCAGCTGTAAGTGGGTTGAAGGAAAAGGTGCCTGATTTGACAACAg ATCAAATTGTATGGATCACCGTCGCAATTTTGATAGTTCTGTTCGCTATCCAGCGCTTTGGAACCGACAAAGTTGGCTACTCGTTCGCACCAATCATACTGCTGTGGTTGCTTCTGATCGGAGGAGTCGGGCTCCATAACCTGATCAAATATGATGTTGGCGTCTTGAGGTCGTTCAACCCAAAATACATCATTGACTATTTCAGGAGAAACAAGAAGGAAGGATGGGTCTCGCTTGGTGACATCCTCCTTGTTTTCACAG GAACGGAAGCTCTTTTTGCTAATTTGGGTTACTTCAGCATTAGATCCATTCAG TTAAGCTTTAGCTTTGGGTTACTGCCATCTATATTGCTTACTTACATCGGGCAAGCAGCATACTTAAGGAAGCATCCAGAACACTTTGCTGATACTTTCTATAGATCAGTTCCAA GCACTCTGTTTTGGCCTACATTTATCTTGGCGATCGCGGCATCCATCATCGGAAGCCAAGCAATGATCTCATGTGCTTTTGCAACTGTTTCACATTTACAAACACTCAGTTGCTTTCCGAGGGTTAGGATACTGCACACATCAAAGCGATTTTACGGACAACTGTATGTTCCTGTAGTCAACTTACTGTTGTGCGTAGCTGCTTGTCTCGTGACTGTCAGTTTCAAGACAACCACCATTATCGGAAAAGCCCATG AAATCTGTGTGATCCTCGTGATGATCATCACAACACTGCTGATGACAATCGTGATGCTCTTGGTCTGGAAAATCAGTATTTGGTGGATTGCACTCTTCTTCGTCATATTCATTCCAATAGAGTCTGTTTACCTATCATCGGTGTTATACAAGTTTACCCATGGACCATATGTGCCAGTTGCTATGTCGGCAGTCTTGATGGTGGTGATGATCGTTTGGCACTATGTACATGCCAAAAGGTACAAGTATGAGCTGAAGCACACCTTGTCCCCTAACAAGGCTAGAGAACTGCTTGAGCACCATGATCTGAAGAGGGTCCCCGGAGTTGGGCTATTCTACACTGAGCTAGTGCAAGGCATCCCACCCATATTCCCTCACCTCATCGAGAAGATCCCGACCATTCACTCGGTCCTTATCTTTGTCTCCATCAAGCATTTGCATGTTCCCCATGTCGATGCTTCTGAGCGCTTCCTCTTCCGGCAAGTGGAGCCGAAGGAGTTCAAGGTATTTCGATGTGTGGCACGGTATGGGTACCGGGACTCCCTTGATCAGGAGGCTGAAGGCTTCGTCCTCGCGCTTGTTGAGTCTCTCCAGTATTACATAAGAGATGTCAATCTCTACTCTGCAGATGAGATTCAGAATATTAGCTATCCGATTTCTCGCGATCAGAGCTTATCTCGGGAGAAGCCTTCTGGACGGCATGCCATCTATGCTGAGGAGATGATCACACCAATCCAATCCTTTTCTGAGCTCACAACACTGTCAAATGGTGTGAGCAATCGTCTACCACAGTTTCAG GTATCAAAGATGAATATTGCGGAGTTAGCGAAGATCGAGGAGGAACAGAAGTTCATCCAAAGAGAAACAGAGAGAGGTGTGGTGTACATACTTGGAGAGACTGAGGTGGTGGCAAGGCCTCAGTCCTCGCTCCTTAAGAAGATTGTTGTCAACTACATATACTCCTTCCTAAGGAAGAACTTCATGCAAGGAGAGAAGATGCTATCGATTCCCCATGGCAAGCTACTGAAAGTTGGAATCTCATACGAAATTTGA